The nucleotide sequence ACGTATTTAGCAGCGTTGATGCCTGCTAAAAGTCCTGATGCGGCGGATTCTACATATCCTTCTACACCTGTCATCTGCCCTGCAAAAAACAGATCCTCCCGCTCTTTATACTGATACGTCGGTTTCAGCATTTTTGGGGAGTTGATGAATGTGTTGCGGTGCATAACACCGTATCTGACAATCTCTGCATTTTCAAGTCCAGGGATCAACTTAAGCACTTCTTTTTGAGGGCCCCATTTTAAATGTGTCTGAAAACCAACAATATTGTAAAGTGTCCCTGCAGCATCATCCTGTCTCAGCTGAACTACAGCATATGGACGCTTGCCTGTTTTCGGATCTTCAAGGCCGACCGGCTTCATTGGTCCAAAAAGCATCGTTTTTTTGCCGCGCTTTGCCATGACCTCAATCGGCATGCAGCCTTCAAAGAAAATTTCTTTCTCAAATTCTTTCAGCGGAACTGTTTCCGCTTCAATCAATGCATCATAAAAACGGTCAAACTCTTCCTCTGTCATCGGACAGTTAAGGTAGGCTGCCTCTCCTTTGTCATATCGTGATTTCAGGTAGACTTTGTCCATATCGATGCTGTCTTTTTCAAGAATTGGAGCTGCTGCATCGTAGAAATAAAGGTATTCTTCTCCTGTCAGCTGCTTCAGCTGCTCAGAAAGTGCTTTTGATGTCAGCGGCCCTGTTGCAATGATTGTAGGACCTTCAGGGATTTCCGTTACTTCATCCGTAATGACTGTAACGTTCGGGTGTCCTTTAACCCTCTCTGTCACAAGACCGGCAAATTCATGTCTGTCTACAGCAAGAGCGCCCCCTGCCGGCACTGCGCAGTCGTCCGCAGATTTAATAATCACAGAATCAAACATTCTCATTTCTTCTTTCAGTACACCGACTGCATTTGTCAATCCGTTTGCCCGCAGTGAGTTGCTGCAGACAAGCTCGGCGAATTTATCTGTATGATGGGCAGGCGTCTGCTTCACAGGTCTCATTTCGTAAAGATTGACGGAAATTCCGCGGCTCGCAAGCTGCCAGGCCGCTTCACTTCCGGCAAG is from Bacillus sp. FSL H8-0547 and encodes:
- the trmFO gene encoding FADH(2)-oxidizing methylenetetrahydrofolate--tRNA-(uracil(54)-C(5))-methyltransferase TrmFO → MNEKTVNVIGAGLAGSEAAWQLASRGISVNLYEMRPVKQTPAHHTDKFAELVCSNSLRANGLTNAVGVLKEEMRMFDSVIIKSADDCAVPAGGALAVDRHEFAGLVTERVKGHPNVTVITDEVTEIPEGPTIIATGPLTSKALSEQLKQLTGEEYLYFYDAAAPILEKDSIDMDKVYLKSRYDKGEAAYLNCPMTEEEFDRFYDALIEAETVPLKEFEKEIFFEGCMPIEVMAKRGKKTMLFGPMKPVGLEDPKTGKRPYAVVQLRQDDAAGTLYNIVGFQTHLKWGPQKEVLKLIPGLENAEIVRYGVMHRNTFINSPKMLKPTYQYKEREDLFFAGQMTGVEGYVESAASGLLAGINAAKYVLGEELLVLPHETAMGSMARYITTANPDNFQPMNANFGIFAELPERMRNKKERYEKYANRALETIQKISKK